A window of the Ammoniphilus oxalaticus genome harbors these coding sequences:
- the leuB gene encoding 3-isopropylmalate dehydrogenase produces the protein MKEFKIAVLPGDGIGPEVMEQAVKILKVIEHQEKVKFNFEYGLLGGCAIDADGTPLPEQTLEITKNADAILLGAVGGPKWDQNPNHLRPEAGLLALRKELDLYANLRPAQMYECMAKASSLKEELVAGVDIMVVRELTGGIYFGEKKRYEDQNGKEVAVDTLLYHEDEIERIVRMAFEIAGKRDNRLVSVDKANVLESSRLWRSVVERIAKEYPNIECTHMLVDACAMQLVRAPKQFDVIVTENMFGDILSDEAAMLTGSIGMLASASLTDGNLGLYEPVHGSAPDIAGQELANPIATILSAALMLRYSFGLDDAAKRIEDAVEDVLNKGIRTADIATTGEISVGTNDMANYIAEILEA, from the coding sequence ATGAAGGAATTTAAAATCGCCGTTTTACCCGGGGATGGAATCGGCCCCGAAGTTATGGAACAGGCCGTAAAAATACTGAAAGTCATTGAGCACCAAGAAAAAGTGAAATTCAATTTTGAATATGGATTACTTGGCGGCTGCGCGATTGATGCGGATGGAACGCCGCTTCCAGAACAAACGTTAGAAATTACGAAAAACGCGGATGCGATCTTGTTAGGAGCGGTTGGCGGACCAAAGTGGGATCAGAATCCGAACCATCTTAGACCGGAAGCAGGGTTATTGGCTCTTCGAAAAGAGCTCGACCTATATGCAAACTTACGTCCGGCGCAAATGTACGAATGCATGGCCAAAGCTTCCTCTTTAAAAGAAGAGCTGGTTGCGGGAGTAGATATCATGGTCGTGCGCGAACTGACGGGTGGAATCTACTTCGGGGAAAAGAAACGATATGAAGACCAAAATGGCAAGGAAGTCGCCGTCGATACATTGCTTTACCATGAAGATGAGATTGAAAGAATCGTAAGGATGGCTTTTGAAATCGCAGGTAAACGAGACAACAGATTAGTATCTGTTGATAAAGCGAATGTGTTGGAAAGCTCTAGATTGTGGAGAAGTGTTGTTGAGCGTATAGCTAAAGAGTACCCGAATATTGAATGTACGCACATGCTAGTGGACGCATGCGCTATGCAGTTAGTGCGGGCGCCAAAACAGTTTGACGTGATTGTAACGGAAAATATGTTTGGCGATATTTTAAGCGATGAAGCGGCAATGCTGACCGGTTCAATCGGGATGCTCGCCTCGGCAAGCTTAACCGATGGAAATTTAGGTCTATACGAACCTGTCCATGGTTCCGCGCCTGATATTGCTGGGCAAGAATTGGCTAATCCAATTGCTACGATTTTGTCAGCGGCATTGATGCTGCGTTATTCATTCGGACTAGATGACGCCGCTAAACGAATTGAAGACGCGGTTGAAGATGTGCTGAATAAAGGAATTCGCACAGCGGATATTGCCACAACTGGAGAAATTTCAGTTGGAACGAACGACATGGCAAACTATATCGCCGAAATATTAGAAGCTTAA
- a CDS encoding sigma-w pathway protein ysdB produces MILIIRILLLILLILGIYWCFTFFLHPYRKINRAVEQKRTIMMDDKGNVHRNILLVYRGVLFEGEKYMGTTEEAFQIVKIHVWPRRHEELVGLQREDFEEIRSMIHAAYPHAEISWKSPIRELLHNSE; encoded by the coding sequence ATGATTCTCATTATTCGTATCCTGTTACTCATTTTATTAATCCTTGGAATTTATTGGTGTTTTACATTTTTTCTCCATCCCTATCGGAAAATTAACCGAGCGGTAGAACAGAAGCGAACCATCATGATGGACGACAAAGGAAATGTTCACCGCAACATTCTACTCGTTTATCGCGGCGTTCTATTTGAAGGGGAAAAATATATGGGGACGACGGAAGAAGCTTTTCAAATCGTTAAAATACACGTCTGGCCACGTCGCCATGAAGAACTTGTCGGATTGCAAAGAGAAGATTTTGAAGAAATCAGATCGATGATCCACGCCGCGTATCCCCATGCGGAAATAAGCTGGAAGAGCCCGATTCGCGAGTTGCTCCACAATAGTGAATAG
- a CDS encoding B12-binding domain-containing radical SAM protein: MKTVIATLNAKYIHASLALRYLKAYCQQDFELEMMEFTIRDTPINIVTDIINANPTVVGFSCYIWNIEETIILIDMLKKINPQLKIILGGPEVSYDVAYWMERLQGVDFIVVGEGEETLHHLLSEIEGEHKYDLVFGIAYRKGEEVVINPPNPRLDLNDIPSPYIGFDDIEELRNRVVYYETSRGCPFSCSFCLSSIEVGVRYFDIERAKKELKYLIDNGVKLIKFVDRTFNIRRDYAMEIFDFLIKNHGGAVFQFEITADIMRPEVLDYLAEHAPPGIFRFEIGVQSTNDATNILVERRQNFDKLSHTVMTIKNAENIDQHLDLIAGLPEEDYDSFRKTFNDVFAMRPEELQLGFLKMLRGTGMRINADKYGYKWMEHAPYEILGNDVLPFSDIVKIKRVEDVLEKYWNAHRLDRTVEFLVSTQFETPFDFFQQFGDYWELNGWQRIGHQLEDLFTRLYQFLEHIEIKDLPIAKGIMQLDYFLTQRNKPRRTWWTFEMEKSEQQRLMRLAANEPNLLGPKFTSYNMDERELHKRAVVELLPFDLQKYETSGEITEAETLLLVYYELGQLPSYFTANLADVQIAEN; this comes from the coding sequence ATGAAAACAGTCATTGCCACTTTAAATGCTAAATATATTCATGCCTCACTCGCTTTGCGTTATTTAAAAGCGTATTGCCAACAAGATTTTGAATTAGAAATGATGGAGTTTACAATTCGGGATACTCCTATCAATATCGTCACGGATATTATCAACGCGAATCCAACGGTTGTTGGTTTTTCCTGTTATATCTGGAATATTGAAGAGACGATCATTTTAATTGATATGTTAAAGAAAATAAATCCCCAACTCAAGATCATACTAGGCGGACCTGAAGTATCCTATGACGTAGCTTATTGGATGGAGCGACTACAAGGCGTCGACTTTATTGTCGTTGGAGAAGGAGAAGAAACGCTTCATCATTTGTTAAGTGAGATTGAGGGCGAACATAAATATGATCTTGTTTTTGGAATTGCTTATCGAAAGGGAGAGGAGGTTGTGATAAATCCGCCTAATCCCCGCTTAGATCTAAACGACATTCCTTCGCCGTATATTGGTTTTGATGATATAGAGGAGTTGCGCAATCGGGTCGTTTATTATGAGACTTCGCGAGGTTGTCCTTTCTCTTGCAGTTTTTGTCTGTCTTCGATTGAGGTTGGAGTGCGCTATTTTGACATTGAGCGGGCAAAAAAAGAACTGAAATACTTAATTGATAACGGTGTAAAACTGATCAAATTTGTTGACCGCACGTTTAATATTCGCCGTGATTATGCAATGGAAATTTTCGATTTTTTAATTAAGAACCACGGAGGAGCAGTCTTTCAATTTGAAATTACAGCAGATATTATGAGACCTGAAGTGCTGGATTATCTCGCGGAACATGCTCCGCCTGGCATTTTTAGATTTGAAATTGGAGTGCAATCAACGAATGATGCAACAAATATACTCGTTGAACGCCGCCAGAACTTTGACAAATTGAGCCATACAGTAATGACCATCAAAAATGCGGAAAACATTGATCAGCATCTGGATTTAATTGCGGGATTGCCTGAAGAAGACTATGATTCCTTTCGTAAAACGTTCAACGATGTTTTCGCGATGCGACCAGAGGAGTTGCAGTTAGGATTTTTAAAGATGTTAAGAGGAACAGGGATGAGGATCAATGCCGACAAGTATGGATACAAGTGGATGGAGCATGCCCCATACGAAATATTAGGTAACGACGTGCTTCCTTTTTCCGATATCGTCAAAATAAAAAGGGTAGAAGACGTTTTGGAGAAGTATTGGAATGCGCACCGGCTGGATCGCACAGTCGAATTTTTGGTTTCTACACAATTTGAAACACCGTTCGATTTCTTCCAACAGTTTGGCGACTATTGGGAATTGAATGGGTGGCAACGCATCGGACATCAGCTCGAGGATTTGTTTACACGACTTTATCAATTTCTTGAGCATATAGAAATTAAGGATCTGCCGATTGCAAAGGGCATCATGCAGTTAGATTACTTTTTGACGCAACGCAACAAGCCGCGTAGAACGTGGTGGACGTTTGAAATGGAAAAAAGCGAACAGCAACGGTTAATGAGACTGGCGGCAAATGAGCCGAACCTATTAGGCCCGAAATTTACGTCTTATAACATGGATGAAAGAGAATTGCACAAACGGGCAGTCGTCGAGCTTTTGCCATTTGACTTGCAGAAATATGAGACAAGCGGCGAGATTACCGAAGCGGAAACGTTGTTACTTGTCTATTATGAGCTAGGCCAACTTCCGAGCTACTTTACGGCTAATCTGGCTGATGTGCAAATCGCGGAAAACTAG
- a CDS encoding M42 family metallopeptidase has protein sequence MLDNQLEMFKELTETPGAPGHEGAVREVMKKYIEPYADEVYTDNLGSLIARQGNPEQGPKVMVAGHLDEVGFMITMITDKGFLRFQPLGGWWNQVMLAQRVTVLTRKGPIEGVIGSTPPHILSPEARRKPVEIKSMFIDIGASSKEEAEEFGIRPGDTVVPICPFTVMKNPKLLMAKAWDNRIGCAIAIEVLKQLKDTNYAGAVYGVGTVQEEVGLRGAQTSVHAVDPDIAFAVDVGIAGDTPGIKKEDAQSELGAGPQLLLYDASMIPHRGLRDFVIETADELEIPYQFDTISGGGTDAGRLHLHSKGVPSLVVSVATRYIHSHASILHRDDFDNAVRLLVEVIKRLDQQKLEQIRSV, from the coding sequence ATGCTGGACAATCAGCTAGAAATGTTCAAGGAATTAACGGAAACGCCAGGCGCTCCCGGTCATGAAGGGGCCGTTCGGGAAGTCATGAAGAAGTACATAGAGCCTTATGCTGACGAGGTTTATACCGATAATCTGGGAAGTTTGATCGCTAGACAAGGCAATCCGGAGCAAGGCCCAAAAGTGATGGTTGCGGGTCACTTGGATGAAGTCGGATTTATGATTACGATGATTACGGACAAAGGGTTTCTACGGTTCCAACCGCTTGGTGGATGGTGGAATCAAGTGATGCTTGCCCAACGCGTAACCGTTTTAACGAGGAAAGGCCCGATTGAAGGGGTAATTGGTTCAACGCCGCCTCACATTTTGAGCCCTGAAGCTCGACGCAAGCCTGTTGAAATTAAGAGTATGTTTATTGATATCGGAGCGAGCAGCAAAGAAGAAGCAGAGGAGTTTGGGATTCGTCCCGGCGATACGGTCGTGCCCATCTGTCCTTTTACAGTGATGAAAAACCCAAAATTGTTAATGGCAAAAGCTTGGGATAATCGGATTGGCTGCGCGATTGCAATCGAAGTGCTTAAGCAGCTGAAAGATACAAATTATGCGGGCGCTGTTTACGGCGTTGGCACGGTTCAGGAAGAAGTCGGATTACGCGGAGCGCAAACATCGGTTCACGCTGTTGATCCTGATATCGCTTTCGCGGTTGACGTTGGAATCGCGGGAGATACGCCTGGCATCAAGAAGGAAGACGCCCAGTCAGAGTTAGGCGCTGGGCCGCAACTACTGCTTTATGACGCATCAATGATTCCACACCGTGGACTGCGCGATTTTGTCATTGAAACAGCGGACGAATTAGAAATCCCATACCAATTTGACACCATTTCTGGCGGCGGAACGGACGCGGGCCGATTACACTTGCATAGCAAGGGGGTTCCATCCCTTGTCGTAAGTGTTGCGACGAGATATATTCACAGCCACGCGTCGATTCTTCATCGCGATGATTTCGACAATGCGGTACGATTATTGGTGGAAGTAATTAAACGTTTAGATCAACAAAAATTAGAACAAATTAGATCGGTATAA
- the sspI gene encoding small acid-soluble spore protein SspI — MQPSQVDLRRAVLANVSDSSLGELRETIIDAITSGEDKTLPGLGVLFEVLWNHSPVETQGQILQILHREIKQ, encoded by the coding sequence ATGCAACCATCTCAAGTCGATTTGCGTCGAGCCGTGCTTGCTAATGTTTCCGATTCATCGCTTGGAGAATTGCGAGAGACAATCATTGATGCGATCACAAGCGGCGAAGACAAAACGTTACCAGGTCTTGGCGTTCTGTTTGAAGTGCTGTGGAATCATAGCCCCGTCGAGACGCAGGGACAAATCCTGCAAATTTTACATCGTGAAATTAAACAATAA
- a CDS encoding potassium channel family protein, whose protein sequence is MADRAFAVVGMGRFGSSVAKTLYEMGYDVMAIDTDEEKIQDHIQSVTYAVQADSTDEQALKELGMRNFDVVVVAIGEDIQASILSTLILKELGVKKVVVKAQSERHGKVLYKIGADRVVFPERDMGARVANNLVSPGILDFIELAEDYSVAEIAATTGMIGKDLVTLDIRARFGVNVMAIKSGENINIAPNAEDVIQEDDVLVVIGHNSDLKRLEEKSK, encoded by the coding sequence ATGGCGGATCGAGCATTCGCGGTAGTTGGAATGGGACGTTTTGGTTCAAGTGTAGCAAAGACATTGTATGAGATGGGTTATGATGTAATGGCAATTGATACGGATGAAGAGAAAATTCAAGATCATATCCAGTCGGTTACTTACGCTGTACAGGCTGATTCGACTGATGAACAAGCTTTAAAAGAATTGGGGATGCGTAATTTCGACGTGGTTGTCGTTGCAATTGGCGAAGATATTCAGGCAAGCATCTTGTCTACGCTAATTTTAAAAGAACTAGGGGTTAAGAAAGTTGTTGTAAAAGCGCAAAGTGAACGGCACGGTAAGGTCCTTTATAAAATTGGAGCGGATCGGGTTGTATTCCCAGAAAGGGATATGGGGGCAAGGGTTGCCAACAATTTAGTTTCACCCGGTATTTTAGATTTTATTGAACTTGCCGAAGATTATAGTGTTGCTGAGATTGCGGCAACTACAGGGATGATTGGAAAAGATTTGGTCACCTTGGATATTCGCGCTCGCTTTGGGGTGAACGTGATGGCGATTAAAAGCGGTGAAAACATAAACATTGCTCCGAATGCGGAAGATGTAATTCAGGAGGACGATGTGCTCGTTGTGATCGGACATAATAGTGACTTGAAGCGACTAGAGGAGAAGAGTAAGTAG
- a CDS encoding TrmH family RNA methyltransferase: MERIESVQNARVKEWAKLGKRKGREQAGSFIVEGEHVVEEAIKQEAPIEALLMTEAFPATEIISQFAQTNPSICFQVSDTIMRRLSETETPQGIMAITKIQKDELESFIHKKYLLLLDAIQDPGNLGTIIRAADAAGVDGIILGNGTVDPHNSKVVRSTMGSIFHIPIIQANLAEIIGQLQQHEYTFIAASLEGAVAYDEQDYTGSIGIVIGNEANGVSEEILRACSSRIKIPLYGRAESLNAAIAAGIIMYEATRQRKQVAPKAPIDYN; this comes from the coding sequence ATGGAAAGAATCGAATCGGTACAGAATGCAAGGGTGAAAGAATGGGCTAAGCTAGGCAAAAGGAAAGGAAGAGAACAGGCGGGATCGTTTATTGTTGAAGGGGAACACGTAGTCGAGGAGGCGATAAAGCAGGAAGCGCCAATCGAAGCCTTGTTAATGACGGAGGCATTCCCCGCAACGGAGATCATTAGCCAATTTGCTCAGACGAACCCTTCAATTTGCTTTCAAGTGTCTGATACTATTATGAGGCGATTGTCTGAAACAGAAACGCCGCAAGGAATTATGGCGATTACGAAAATCCAAAAGGACGAATTGGAATCCTTTATACATAAAAAGTATTTGCTGTTATTAGACGCGATTCAGGATCCAGGTAATCTTGGAACGATCATTCGCGCAGCTGACGCGGCGGGGGTCGATGGAATCATCCTTGGCAACGGCACAGTCGATCCGCATAACTCCAAAGTGGTCCGTTCAACAATGGGTTCTATTTTTCATATTCCGATTATTCAAGCGAACTTAGCGGAAATTATTGGGCAGCTGCAACAACATGAATACACATTCATTGCCGCAAGTTTGGAAGGGGCGGTCGCCTATGATGAGCAAGACTACACAGGATCTATTGGAATCGTCATCGGCAATGAAGCGAATGGCGTCTCTGAGGAAATTTTGCGCGCTTGCTCTTCAAGGATTAAGATCCCACTCTACGGCCGCGCTGAATCGTTGAATGCCGCGATCGCCGCGGGAATTATTATGTATGAAGCGACCCGTCAAAGAAAGCAAGTTGCGCCGAAAGCGCCGATTGACTATAATTAA
- the pheS gene encoding phenylalanine--tRNA ligase subunit alpha gives MQEKLVELKEAALASLSDVKDLAELNDLRVKYLGKRGALTEIMKGMGKLSPEERPVMGQQANEVRAVIESLLKEKTEAFEQAILQEKLESQRIDVTLPGRVVARGAKHPLTLIVEQIEDLFIGLGFEIAEGPEVETDYYNFEALNLPKDHPARDMQDSFYITEDILMRTHTSPNQARVMEAKQGEAPVKILCPGRVYRRDDDDATHSHVFTQIEGLVIDENIRMSDLKGILLFFAQEMFGSDVEIRLRPSFFPFTEPSAEVDVTCAVCHGTGCRVCKDTGWLEILGSGMVHPKVLEMSGYDSEKYTGFAFGMGVERIAMLKYGIEDIRHFYNNDLRFLKQFNRR, from the coding sequence GTGCAGGAAAAGTTAGTGGAGTTAAAAGAAGCAGCGCTCGCAAGCTTATCGGATGTTAAAGATCTTGCAGAGCTCAATGATCTTAGAGTCAAGTATTTAGGAAAAAGAGGGGCCCTCACGGAAATAATGAAAGGAATGGGTAAACTCTCGCCTGAGGAACGGCCTGTTATGGGGCAACAAGCGAATGAGGTTCGAGCGGTGATTGAATCGCTGCTTAAAGAAAAAACGGAGGCTTTCGAGCAAGCTATATTGCAGGAAAAATTAGAGAGTCAACGAATTGATGTGACGCTGCCAGGTAGGGTTGTGGCAAGAGGAGCAAAGCACCCGCTCACTTTGATTGTCGAGCAAATTGAAGATTTGTTCATTGGGCTCGGTTTTGAAATCGCGGAAGGTCCAGAAGTTGAAACCGACTATTATAACTTTGAAGCGTTAAATTTGCCGAAGGATCACCCGGCCCGCGATATGCAAGATTCGTTTTATATTACGGAAGATATTTTAATGCGTACCCATACATCGCCAAACCAAGCTCGGGTAATGGAAGCGAAGCAAGGGGAGGCGCCTGTTAAAATCCTGTGCCCTGGACGAGTATATCGACGGGACGATGATGACGCGACTCATTCACACGTATTCACTCAAATCGAGGGGCTTGTGATTGATGAAAATATTCGAATGAGTGATTTAAAAGGGATCTTGTTGTTTTTTGCGCAAGAGATGTTTGGCAGCGATGTGGAAATTCGATTGCGTCCTAGTTTCTTCCCGTTTACGGAACCGAGCGCGGAAGTGGATGTTACGTGCGCGGTATGTCATGGGACAGGCTGTCGCGTTTGTAAAGATACAGGCTGGTTAGAAATTTTAGGTTCGGGTATGGTTCATCCAAAAGTGCTTGAAATGTCTGGATATGACTCCGAAAAATATACAGGTTTTGCGTTTGGAATGGGCGTTGAGCGGATTGCGATGCTCAAATACGGAATTGAGGACATCCGCCACTTTTACAACAATGACCTTAGATTTTTGAAGCAATTTAATCGTCGGTAA